The following coding sequences lie in one Candidatus Methylomirabilis sp. genomic window:
- a CDS encoding glycosyltransferase family 2 protein, whose amino-acid sequence MSDASPPCAVNHDLQRAPWLSIVIPFCNEEENVRPLHDQIVTALGDFRQPYEVIAVDDGSTDRTLAVLEAIVKDDLRWRVVVLRRNFGQTAALSAGFDHAKGDVIVTLDGDLQNDPADIPRLLELIQDYDVVSGWRADRKDPFLSRRLPSMLANWLISVTTGIRLHDYGCTLKAYRRVVVENLRLYGELHRFIPAIASWMGISIAEIKTNHRPRRFGRSKYSIARTVRVLLDLIAVKFLLRFSTTPIQIFGGLGLTVGTIGGGLLLYLAGLKLIMGQQIGGRPLLLLAILLLILGVQLVGMGLLGEMVARVYHETQHKPIYMVQRVIHGVKTGKIDAEASQ is encoded by the coding sequence ATGAGTGACGCCTCACCTCCATGCGCCGTGAACCACGATCTTCAGCGGGCACCGTGGCTGTCCATCGTTATCCCCTTTTGTAACGAAGAAGAAAACGTCCGGCCCCTCCACGACCAGATCGTCACGGCTCTGGGTGATTTCAGACAACCCTACGAGGTGATCGCTGTGGACGATGGCAGCACCGATCGGACGCTTGCCGTCCTTGAGGCGATCGTGAAGGACGATTTACGCTGGAGGGTGGTGGTACTTCGACGAAACTTCGGGCAGACGGCTGCCTTGTCCGCCGGCTTTGACCACGCCAAGGGCGACGTGATTGTGACCCTCGATGGGGACCTCCAGAACGATCCGGCCGATATCCCGAGGCTGCTGGAGTTGATCCAGGACTACGACGTCGTCAGCGGCTGGAGGGCCGATCGCAAGGATCCCTTCCTCTCCAGGCGGCTACCGTCCATGCTTGCAAACTGGCTCATCTCCGTGACAACCGGCATTCGGCTTCATGACTACGGATGTACATTGAAGGCCTATCGACGGGTGGTGGTGGAGAATCTTCGGCTGTACGGTGAGTTGCATCGCTTCATCCCCGCCATTGCCAGTTGGATGGGGATTTCTATCGCCGAGATCAAGACGAATCACCGACCCAGACGTTTCGGACGCTCCAAGTACTCCATCGCACGAACGGTGAGGGTCCTCCTGGATCTGATTGCCGTCAAATTCCTCCTCCGATTCAGCACGACCCCGATTCAGATCTTCGGGGGATTAGGGCTTACTGTTGGAACCATCGGCGGAGGGTTACTCCTGTATCTGGCCGGTCTCAAGCTGATCATGGGCCAACAGATCGGCGGACGACCGCTCTTGCTGCTCGCGATCCTCCTCCTGATTCTTGGGGTGCAACTGGTGGGCATGGGCCTGCTCGGTGAAATGGTGGCACGAGTCTATCACGAAACGCAGCACAAACCGATCTATATGGTCCAGCGGGTGATCCATGGGGTCAAGACTGGAAAGATAGATGCTGAAGCCAGCCAGTAG